The Balaenoptera acutorostrata chromosome 11, mBalAcu1.1, whole genome shotgun sequence genome segment gCCACTATGACCTCACCTCAACttggccctatttccaaataggtCTCATTCACAGGCTCCGAGTAGACATGGTTTTCTGGGAGACAATATTCAAGTCAGCACAGGTGGGGTGCAGGGTGTGGATGTGACTGGAGGGTCCAGCGTGGATGGCACGGTGCTCTCCCCACACTCTGCCTCCCAGGGAGGACCTTTGTGCCCAGAGACTTTCCCTACTTTCTCCTTCCCCTGGTCGTCTcatccctccctttttttcctccttcctcagagACCACCTAGTCCAAATCTCTTATATTAAAGATGGGGGAACCGAGGTCCAGAAGGTGGCACAGCTGGCCCCTAGTCATTTGGCCAGTTAGGAGCAGAGCTGGCACTAGATCCTGACCCCTGACACctgcccccaccccgaccccagctttgcctccctgtctctctctggaCTTCAGACTTTGTTAAGCAGGGGGGTCAGGCCCCCTCTCACGGGCATCCCTGTTTGTCCAGATGCACCCCGAGCCCAGCTTTTCTCATGCCCCTGCCCTGCAGCAGCCTTGGAGTCTCGGGTTCTTCTGTTTGAGCCAGGCAGCCACCAGGACGTACAGGGGCAGCGGGGGTGCTTCTCCCCATCCCAGTCCCACCCTGACTGTCCCAGGGTCTTGGTGGGTGGTGCATGCAACTAGGAGGAGACAGGAGAGTCCTCACGCCATCTGATGGGGACTGTGCGTGCCACAGGGCACACCGCTGTGAGGGTCTGCTTGGCAGCAGGGTGCCCATGTTCCTCTTTGGGACGGACTGGATAACCTCTCTAAGGAGGGCATTCTCTGTCTATCTGTGAGAGGCTGAAGGAGAATTTTAATCCAGTCTGGCCGGTGATCCAGCTGTTACCCTAAGTGCCCATCTGAGGAGTTAGGCTTCCTGCCTCCGAATCCCACTTTCTCGAAGGCAGGGAGATTTCCCCCCACCCAGGGGACGTCTGGccacgtctggagacatttttggtcgtCACAACTTGGggggagggtgctactggcacCTGGTggatagagaccagggatgctgctctACCACCTACAGCACACAGGACAGACCCACGGGAGTGATCCAGCCCAAATGTCCAGGGTGCCGAGGCTGGGAAACCCTGCTCTGGGGCATCATAGGGTCTGACGTGCTGTGAGGCTCCACGCTGCTGGGCTTGGCAAGCCCTCTTTCAggccttccttttttaaaaaaaatttgttttatttatttatttatttaggctgcgttgggtcttcgttgctgcgcgcgggctttctctagttgcggcgagcgggggctactctttgttgtggtgcgtgggcttctcattgcggtggcttctccccttgcggagcacgggctctagagcgcaggctcagtagttgtggcttgtgggctccagagtgcaggttcagcagttgtggcgcacgggcttagttgctctgcggcatgtgggatcttcctggaccagggctcaaacccgtgttccctgcattggcaggcggattcttaaccactgcgccgccggGGAAGCCCTCAGACCTTCCTTTTAAAATGCACTGCCTCCAGGAGAACCGGGCAACCCTACCCCTGTGTATGAACTGGCAGATTATTTTCCCTCTTCGTGGAAAGGAGGCAGCTGTCAGCAGGGGAATATTGATCCTCCCCCCACGGACACCGCCCTTGACTTTCAGCAAAGCGCCCCGGTCCCACGAGTTGGTTCAGGGCTTCCCAGGtgtgctccctccagaaaaaaaaaaaaaaaaaaaatcagtgaacagAAATCCCACAATGTAAATGTGTTCTCCCATAAAGTGTTCTAAATATTTGGTGGCTGCTGTATCCTGTCTGGCCCAACCTCACACCCTCCAACCATGGatgtgaaaactggacattttctCGGGCTGGGATAATGAGCTTTGAAAACCCAGCTTTGAGAGCCTCCCTCTAACCGTAGTAAAGTTGTGGGAACCCCTGCTATACGAAATTCAGACAGTGCCAAGGTCGATGGAAAAATAGGAAGCAGATGGATACTGTAGTAGCAATAAATAAGCACAATGACCACAGTCCCTTGATTTGCTTTTAGCCTGTGCCCTATTTGTGGGCTTCACAAACGTGAGCTCTCATCCTCCCAACCAGCTCAAAGGAGGCGTTATTAACCTCAGGGCCTCCAACAGCATCTGTTACACAGTGGACGCTCGGCAACTGgttctgaatgaataaatcaaattagcccattttatagatgaggaaagtgaggtatGGAGAGGGATTGTGATGGACATGTTCAGACATGTGACTTACGGAGTTTTATAGATTCTTCATTTGGGATGGGCCTAGACCTGCCTGTGATACAGTCATTTTCTGTCAGTGAAATGACTCCAAGTTTGTGCAAGAACTAAGCATATCCTTGTTAGGGGGATTTTGCAGAGGGCACTGTGCATCATCACTTAAACACTTTTAGGAACAGTGAAGTGGGCAGGAGTCATTCTATCCATTTCATAGATGGGCAAGCTGAGGTTCCCTCAGCTGGGCCCTATGTCTCCAGATCTGGCTGTTCTTCAGGCTGCAGTGGATGAGAGTGAAGCAAAATGGGCAAGAGGGGGGCTCCGGGAAGCTTTGATCTGAGCACTCTGGCTCTTTCCCTTGCCAGCTCCGTGCTCTCATGTGGGCAGAGGGAGAGTGAGGCCTGGGGCCAGGTCGGGATGGGATGATGCTGGTGAATGGGTTTCACCAGCAGAAGAGCGCTGGGCACGTGTGTGATTGATTTGTGTGGGTTGTTTCTCTGTTGGCGCAGGGGAAATTTGAGATTATGAACATGGACATGAAGGAGGGGACAACCCTGAAGATCAAGGGCAAGATCGCAGATGATGCTGATGGGTGAGCCAGTGGGGGGGCAGGtgaggcaggagggggaggggggctgcccACAGACCTGAAACAGGCTGGGAAGGGCAGCCTTGTGAAATGGTCGGACAACGAGAGTGACCTCAGACCAGGGGCCTTCTGTACACTCTTGCACGCTCTCACCCCCTCCCACACCCCTGCTGGCTCCTCTTCTGTTAGGGCTGCTTTCACATCTGAGGCTTCAGAATTCACAGTGGATGCCATGTGCTCAGTTCCTTGGCCCCAACAGACACTGAAGGGGCAGGTGAGAAATCCCGGAAGCTCTGCCCAGTCCTCTGCGAGTCAGGTGCCTCTACTGAAGGCCCAAACCCCCAGGGAACCACCCTCTTGACCCAGCTGAAGGGTCAGAGGCCGGCCTTTCACACACATTATACCAGTGACAGCCGCCAGGGGCCGCCAAGTGGTCTTGTTTGCCTTCTCTCCATTAGAATCCGAGGCATTTCTCTGCCTCAGATGTCACAGCTCAGCGTTAGCCTCTCCTGTGTGCAGGACAATGTCAGCATTTCTTGGGACTGATCTCCATCAACTTTTGGTTGGGGAAGGGCAGGCAGACACATTGTGTAGGAACCAAGAGAAAAATCACCCCTTTCTCCTGCGTGGGTCCCTAAGGGTTGCAGAAATGTGGGATACCTCTGGTCTGAGACGTCCCAATGAAGGCACCCCATGACTCAGAACGTCCCACTCTCAGGGACCCTGAAGGTCTAACTCAGGCCCCTGTAGTGATCTTTTCAAGAGATCACACAACTCCTGACTGCATACCTCTAATGACAGGGAGCTCACCACTTTAGGTGTCCAACTATTTATGGCCAAACTTAATGGGTCTTCAGATAGTTGAGAACAGCAATTCTTTCCCCCAGGATAGACACCTTCATTTCCTGAAATGTCACTATTAGTTACCCTCTTGTCAGGAACCTTAGTCTGTGCTCTAAATGGAATGTGATAATCCAGTGCCAAGTCTGATCAAGTTGTCACCTCCCTTGTTTTAAGGTACAGACCTCAATTAACACAACCTTTGGTGATTCTTCCAGTATGTGGTCAACCCTGCGACCCAAGCTGTTTTAGCCAGGGCTGGCCCCTTATTCTCACCTGTTACTCTTTCCCCTGCAGCTTTGTGATTAATCTGGGCCAGGGGACAGATAAACTGAACCTGCATTTCAACCCACGTTTCGGTGAATCCACCGTCGTCTGCAACTCACGGGATGGCAACAGCTGGGGGCAGGAGCAACGGGACAGTCACATGTGCTTCAGCCCGGGATCAGAGGTCAAGGTGAGGTCAAAggcgggaggggcctgaggaggatATCAAGGGGAGAGCCCAGATGGTAGGGCACCCTGGCCTAGACACGGGCTGGGACCATCTGAGCCACCAGGCACTGCCGTGGCCCCTTTCCAGGGTGCTCCTGCCTCCCTGATGCCTTCCCTCCCACTACAGCTCCTCGTGACCTTCGAGAACAACGAATTCAAGGTGAAGCTGCCAGACGGGCACCAGTTGACCTTTCCCAACAGGCTGGGCCACGACCACTTGAGCTACCTGAGTGTGCAGGGCGGGTTCAACATCTCCTCCTTCAAGCTAGACTGAGGGCAGCACCTCGCCAGAACGCAAGACCCCGGAGCGGATTCCCGCTCCTGACCCCCAGCTACCGCCAGTCACACGGAATCAGCAGCCCTTGGGTCCCGGCTTCCCATCTGCTGTTCCTAACCCTCTGCGCTCATCCCCCAAGGCTAAGAACCAACAAAAGAATCCACCTTTATAGAGTCTTTCCGTGGTAGGAACTGTGGTGCTTTCCATTATTTTAATGCTCCCAGCATCCTCAtgatacagatgaggaaactgaggcataaggtCCTTGGACTGCCAAgtgggggctgggggttgggacGTGCTCCCGAACACCTCTAAGCCACCAGTCCTGCCTGCTTGTCCCCTTTTGTCACCAGGGCAAGTGCCAAGCTGCCCTGTGGGATTATGGTTCCAGGCACCTGGGCCAGGGGCTGTTCCCGGAACTATAGATAAGGGCTCCCACCTGGGCCTCTTATCTCAGGGCTATTCATTCCGGCCTAATTACT includes the following:
- the LGALS2 gene encoding galectin-2 isoform X1, with amino-acid sequence MSGKFEIMNMDMKEGTTLKIKGKIADDADGFVINLGQGTDKLNLHFNPRFGESTVVCNSRDGNSWGQEQRDSHMCFSPGSEVKLLVTFENNEFKVKLPDGHQLTFPNRLGHDHLSYLSVQGGFNISSFKLD
- the LGALS2 gene encoding galectin-2 isoform X2, producing MNMDMKEGTTLKIKGKIADDADGFVINLGQGTDKLNLHFNPRFGESTVVCNSRDGNSWGQEQRDSHMCFSPGSEVKLLVTFENNEFKVKLPDGHQLTFPNRLGHDHLSYLSVQGGFNISSFKLD